A stretch of Lathyrus oleraceus cultivar Zhongwan6 chromosome 6, CAAS_Psat_ZW6_1.0, whole genome shotgun sequence DNA encodes these proteins:
- the LOC127092561 gene encoding gallate 1-beta-glucosyltransferase: MGSEAPIQILLVSYPAQGHINPLLRLAKCLAAKGSSVIFITTEFAGKNMRTVNNITDKSTTSIGDGSLTFHFFDDGLPEDDPIRPSLSGYSEQLELVGRKFLSELIQNHAESNKPISCIINNPFLPWVCDVATEHDIPSALLWIQSAAVFVAYYNYFHKLVRFPTDSEPYIDVQLNSSFALKYNEIPDFLHPYSKYPFLATLILEQFKNLSKVFCVLVDTYEELEHDFIEYVSEKSILMRPIGPLFNNPKIKDASDIRGDFVKRDDCNIVEWLNTKPKGSVVYISFGTIVYLPQEQVDEIAYGLLDSRVSFLWVLKPPPKEVGRKPHVLPVGFLEETSGRGKVVKWGPQEEVLSNSSVGCFLTHCGWNSSMETLTLGVPVLTFPAWGDQVTNAKFLVDVFGVGSRLGYSQIEDKLVTRDEVKKCLLEAMAGEKAEEFKKNAIKWKKAAEVAVATGGSSDRNLDEFMEDIKKHGSV, from the coding sequence atggGATCCGAAGCTCCCATTCAAATCCTCCTAGTATCTTACCCTGCACAAGGACACATAAACCCTCTTCTTAGACTAGCAAAGTGTCTTGCAGCAAAGGGCTCTTCTGTCATTTTCATCACAACAGAGTTCGCCGGCAAAAACATGCGAACCGTTAACAACATCACCGATAAATCAACCACCTCAATTGGCGACGGTTCTCTCACTTTCCACTTCTTTGACGACGGTTTACCAGAAGATGACCCCATCAGACCAAGTCTCAGCGGCTACTCCGAACAGCTTGAACTTGTTGGAAGAAAGTTTCTTTCTGAATTGATCCAGAATCATGCTGAGTCAAACAAACCAATTTCATGTATCATAAACAACCCTTTTCTTCCTTGGGTTTGTGATGTAGCGACGGAACATGATATTCCTTCTGCTTTGTTGTGGATTCAATCCGCAGCTGTTTTCGTAGCTTACTATAACTACTTCCATAAACTGGTACGTTTTCCTACGGATTCAGAGCCTTATATTGATGTTCAACTCAACTCTTCTTTTGCTCTTAAATACAATGAAATCCCAGATTTTCTACATCCTTATAGTAAATATCCATTTCTAGCGACACTCATCTTAGAACAGTTTAAGAATTTGTCTAAAGTGTTTTGTGTTCTGGTGGATACATATGAAGAACTCGAACATGATTTCATCGAGTACGTTTCAGAAAAATCGATCCTCATGAGACCTATTGGTCCTTTGTTCAACAACCCAAAAATCAAAGATGCCAGTGATATTCGAGGCGACTTTGTTAAGAGAGATGATTGTAATATTGTAGAGTGGCTGAACACGAAGCCAAAAGGCTCAGTGGTTTACATTTCTTTTGGGACTATTGTGTATCTTCCACAAGAACAAGTGGATGAAATTGCATATGGGTTGTTGGATTCTCGAGTATCTTTTCTATGGGTATTGAAACCACCTCCTAAGGAAGTTGGTCGGAAGCCACATGTTTTGCCCGTTGGGTTTTTGGAGGAGACAAGTGGGAGAGGAAAAGTCGTGAAGTGGGGTCCACAAGAAGAAGTATTGTCCAATTCTTCGGTGGGATGTTTCTTAACACATTGTGGTTGGAATTCATCCATGGAAACACTTACTTTAGGAGTTCCGGTGTTGACTTTTCCAGCATGGGGTGATCAAGTTACAAATGCGAAATTTCTGGTTGATGTTTTTGGAGTTGGGAGTAGGTTGGGTTATAGTCAAATTGAAGATAAATTGGTAACAAGAGATGAAGTGAAGAAGTGCTTATTGGAAGCAATGGCTGGGGAAAAGGCAGAGGAGTTTAAGAAAAATGCGATCAAGTGGAAGAAGGCGGCGGAGGTGGCGGTGGCGACTGGTGGATCATCTGATCGGAATCTTGATGAATTTATGGAAGATATTAAGAAACATGGATCTGTATAA